GTGGCCGTCATGTCGGCGGCAGCGATTGCGAGTGCGGCGAGCAGTAACACCAGAGGTGGCCGGCCGTAGGGAGAAGAGCCATCGGTGGGCGCTGAATAGCCCACCATGGGCATTTAAGACGGACCGCTACGCCCGTCAAGCGAATCTACCCTGATTTCACGATCCGGTTCGCCGAAAGCAACGCGGGCTTGGTGATGTCGCTGCATCTGCGCTGCACAGGCAACCCATTCCCGACATCTGGTGACAGATTCGATGGAACCTATGGAAACCGATGCCGCTATCGTCCGCCGGGCGATCGAGGGCGACGAGCGAGCCATGCGCCTGCTGTGGAATCAGCACGCGGCGCATGTCGATGCCGTCGTCCGTCGACTCGCCGCGGATCCCGACCTTGCCGAGGACATCGCGCAGGAGGTCTGGATCCAGATCTTTCACGCGCTCCCGTCATGGCGGGGCGATGCGAAGTTCAGCACCTGGGTGCATCGCGTGGCCATCAATCGCACGCTGAACGCGCTCCGGCGGACCAAACGACTCGCCGCCACCGAGACGGCGATCGAAGAAGACTCAGCGTACGTGGAACAGGACGCCGATCGCAGTATGCTGGCGCACACCATCGACGAGGCGGCGCGCAAGCTGTCGCCCGGCGCGCGGACCGTGTTCCTGCTGCACGATGTGGAAGGCTATACCCACGAG
The sequence above is a segment of the Gemmatimonas sp. genome. Coding sequences within it:
- a CDS encoding sigma-70 family RNA polymerase sigma factor, coding for MEPMETDAAIVRRAIEGDERAMRLLWNQHAAHVDAVVRRLAADPDLAEDIAQEVWIQIFHALPSWRGDAKFSTWVHRVAINRTLNALRRTKRLAATETAIEEDSAYVEQDADRSMLAHTIDEAARKLSPGARTVFLLHDVEGYTHEEIATELGITPGGSKSQLFKARAKLRRLLAPLVDTSSTGMDRSYAAPGF